From Actinomycetota bacterium, the proteins below share one genomic window:
- a CDS encoding phosphoribosylaminoimidazolesuccinocarboxamide synthase has product MRPDFQGKVRDIYDLGDRLLLVASDRISAFDVVLPEAIPFKGEVLTKLTLHWFELLQDIVETHLISTDVSKLPERFAPHRDYLRGRSMIVRKAEVFPVECIVRGYITGSGWKEYLRMGAICGVPLPEGLVESQRLEAPIFTPSTKAFDGGHDEYIDFEQVVQTIGQQHAETIRSLSLDIYSTAHEHACSRGVIIADTKFEFGTVDGRVILVDEALTPDSSRFWPADLYAPGQAQASFDKQFVRDWLEASDWDKVGAPPSLPVDVVEATSRKYIQAYEAITGRSFVPEGDG; this is encoded by the coding sequence ATGCGGCCAGATTTCCAAGGCAAGGTGCGGGATATATATGACCTGGGTGACCGGTTGCTATTGGTGGCGAGTGACCGGATCAGCGCTTTCGATGTGGTGCTGCCGGAGGCCATTCCGTTCAAGGGTGAGGTCCTGACCAAGCTCACCCTCCATTGGTTCGAGTTGCTCCAGGACATCGTGGAGACGCACCTGATCTCGACCGACGTATCCAAGCTCCCAGAGCGCTTCGCACCGCATCGCGATTACCTGCGTGGGCGTTCGATGATCGTCCGCAAAGCCGAGGTCTTCCCGGTGGAGTGCATCGTTCGTGGCTACATCACCGGTTCGGGCTGGAAGGAGTACTTGCGCATGGGGGCGATCTGCGGGGTGCCCCTGCCCGAGGGACTCGTTGAGTCGCAGCGGCTCGAAGCGCCGATCTTCACGCCGAGCACCAAGGCTTTCGACGGCGGGCACGACGAATACATCGACTTTGAGCAGGTGGTTCAGACCATAGGCCAGCAACATGCCGAGACGATACGTAGCCTGTCCCTTGACATTTATTCGACGGCACACGAACATGCTTGTTCTCGCGGAGTCATCATCGCCGACACCAAGTTCGAATTCGGCACTGTCGACGGGCGGGTGATTCTGGTCGATGAAGCCCTGACACCGGACTCCAGCCGATTCTGGCCCGCGGATCTTTACGCACCAGGTCAAGCGCAGGCGAGTTTCGACAAGCAGTTCGTACGGGACTGGCTTGAAGCCAGCGACTGGGACAAGGTTGGCGCACCGCCATCGCTTCCAGTCGATGTGGTGGAGGCCACCTCGCGCAAGTATATACAAGCGTACGAGGCAATCACGGGACGAAGTTTCGTCCCCGAAGGAGACGGATAG
- the purS gene encoding phosphoribosylformylglycinamidine synthase subunit PurS produces MAHYEIFVTYREGIFDPPGATAKGALENLGYPVEEVRIGKYIQLETEAGPEAVREMCEKLLANPVIEDFRIETAEGA; encoded by the coding sequence ATGGCGCACTACGAGATCTTCGTCACCTATCGCGAGGGCATATTCGACCCTCCGGGAGCGACTGCTAAGGGGGCGCTTGAGAACCTGGGCTACCCGGTCGAGGAAGTCCGCATCGGCAAGTACATCCAGCTTGAGACCGAAGCGGGACCCGAGGCCGTTCGCGAGATGTGCGAGAAGCTCCTGGCCAATCCCGTGATCGAGGACTTCCGCATCGAGACTGCCGAGGGGGCGTGA
- the purQ gene encoding phosphoribosylformylglycinamidine synthase subunit PurQ encodes MRFGVVVFPGSNCEQDVVHAVRLLGCDAEYVWHQDTDLSGFDAVVLPGGFSYGDYLRCGAVARFSPIMNEVVRFADSGNPVIGICNGFQILTEAHLLPGALLRNVGLKFVCKPTHLIAEESVCHWLDVNPGTVLRIPVNHNEGNYICDPQTLARMKDKGQIVLRYCDADGSRRPEGSAPNGALEDIAGICNEAGNVFGLMPHPERAVDPVSGGIDGATVFSAIVRRVAGIPGSVVQ; translated from the coding sequence ATGCGCTTCGGCGTCGTCGTCTTCCCCGGCTCCAACTGTGAGCAGGACGTGGTGCATGCGGTGCGTCTGCTGGGCTGCGATGCAGAGTACGTGTGGCATCAGGATACCGACCTGTCCGGATTCGACGCGGTGGTGCTGCCGGGAGGCTTCTCATACGGCGACTACCTGCGCTGCGGGGCCGTGGCCAGGTTCAGCCCGATCATGAACGAGGTCGTGCGCTTCGCCGATTCCGGTAACCCGGTCATCGGCATCTGCAACGGATTCCAGATTCTGACCGAGGCGCACCTTCTGCCCGGCGCGCTACTGCGCAACGTCGGCCTCAAGTTCGTCTGCAAGCCCACGCACTTGATCGCCGAGGAAAGCGTGTGCCACTGGCTCGACGTCAATCCGGGCACGGTGCTCCGCATCCCGGTGAACCACAACGAGGGCAACTACATCTGCGACCCGCAGACACTTGCGCGTATGAAGGACAAGGGGCAGATCGTGCTCCGCTACTGCGACGCCGACGGCTCCCGCAGGCCGGAAGGCTCGGCGCCTAACGGTGCGCTTGAGGACATCGCGGGCATCTGCAACGAGGCCGGTAACGTCTTTGGGCTGATGCCGCATCCGGAGCGCGCGGTCGACCCGGTGTCCGGCGGCATCGATGGCGCGACGGTCTTCTCGGCGATCGTGCGGCGCGTAGCCGGAATCCCGGGGTCGGTCGTCCAGTGA
- the purL gene encoding phosphoribosylformylglycinamidine synthase subunit PurL, which produces MRDDLSAELAPKLAEELGLKPAEFERIVEILGRTPTITELYMYSLMWSEHCSYKHSRTALRMFSSEGPHVLQGPGENAGVISVGDGWAVAFKMESHNHPSAIEPYQGAATGVGGIIRDIFTMGARPIAILDSLRFGTLDKPRQRYLFEGAVAGIGGYGNCLGVPTVGGEVYFEEAYDGNCLINAMAIGLMREEQLTRAVAAGPGNLVLLIGSTTGRDGIGGASVLASQEFDEKAEDKRPSVQVGDPFEEKLLIEACLELLDRGLLVALGDLGAAGLTSSASEMASRGGVGLDIEVTHVPLREKNMKPFEVMVSESQERMLAVVTPELAEEARAVCNRWGLLATVIGEVTDTGRFIVREAGEIVADMPAATLAHDAPIYSPEKRRPAYLDELQAFDPLGELDHATDPQMLSETLLRLLASPNICSRRWIWEQYDHQVMLNTVVLPGGDAAVIRIGDTGRGEMTERGIAASSDCNGRYVYLDPYRGAQIALAEATRNVSCVGAESAALTDCLNFGSPEKPEVYWTFFEAIRGLSDAAKAWNVPVISGNVSLYNESFGQPIYPTPTVGVVGLLDDVSARCTAGFKQAGDVVVLVGETLPELGGSEYLKVEFDTVAGSPPSLDIELEVAVQAAVRDAIRTGLLRSAHDCSEGGLAVALAESCMAGDIGADIHLPDELAPVAALFSESQSRIVVSVAEEDSGAFIELLLEREVPYAVLGEVGGERLEIAGPHGPLASASLAEMHAAHGPTLEALVRGEGAR; this is translated from the coding sequence ATGCGCGATGACCTTTCCGCCGAACTGGCCCCCAAACTAGCCGAGGAGCTGGGCCTCAAACCCGCCGAGTTCGAGCGGATCGTCGAGATCCTAGGGCGGACGCCGACCATCACCGAGCTATACATGTACTCGCTGATGTGGTCGGAGCATTGTAGCTACAAGCACTCGCGCACGGCGCTTAGGATGTTCTCCTCCGAGGGGCCGCACGTGTTGCAGGGCCCCGGCGAGAACGCCGGCGTCATCAGCGTCGGGGACGGCTGGGCGGTCGCCTTCAAGATGGAGTCGCACAACCACCCGAGCGCGATCGAGCCGTACCAGGGTGCGGCCACCGGCGTGGGCGGCATCATCCGCGACATCTTCACGATGGGCGCCCGCCCGATCGCGATCCTCGACTCGCTGCGCTTCGGAACGCTCGATAAGCCCAGGCAGCGCTACCTCTTCGAGGGCGCGGTCGCTGGGATCGGCGGCTACGGCAACTGCCTCGGCGTGCCGACCGTCGGCGGCGAGGTCTACTTCGAGGAAGCCTACGATGGGAACTGCCTGATCAACGCGATGGCGATCGGACTCATGCGCGAAGAACAACTCACACGCGCGGTGGCGGCGGGGCCCGGCAACCTGGTGCTGCTGATCGGCTCGACCACGGGACGCGACGGCATCGGCGGGGCAAGCGTGCTCGCCAGCCAGGAGTTCGACGAGAAAGCCGAGGACAAGCGCCCCAGCGTGCAGGTGGGCGACCCCTTCGAGGAGAAGCTGCTGATCGAGGCGTGCCTGGAGCTGCTCGACCGCGGGCTGCTGGTCGCGCTGGGCGACCTGGGCGCGGCCGGCCTGACCTCCAGCGCGAGCGAGATGGCATCGCGCGGTGGGGTCGGACTCGACATCGAGGTCACGCACGTGCCGCTTCGCGAGAAGAACATGAAGCCGTTCGAGGTCATGGTCTCCGAATCGCAGGAGCGCATGCTCGCCGTCGTCACGCCCGAGCTTGCCGAGGAGGCGCGCGCGGTCTGCAACCGCTGGGGCCTGCTCGCGACCGTGATCGGCGAGGTGACGGACACCGGCCGCTTCATCGTGCGGGAAGCAGGCGAGATCGTCGCCGACATGCCCGCAGCCACGCTCGCCCATGACGCACCCATCTACTCGCCCGAGAAGCGCCGCCCGGCGTACCTCGACGAGCTGCAGGCGTTCGACCCGCTCGGCGAGTTGGATCACGCCACCGACCCGCAGATGCTCAGCGAGACGCTGCTGCGCCTGCTCGCGAGCCCCAATATCTGCTCGCGGCGCTGGATCTGGGAGCAGTACGACCATCAGGTGATGCTCAACACCGTGGTACTTCCCGGCGGAGATGCCGCAGTGATCAGAATCGGCGACACCGGCCGAGGCGAGATGACCGAGCGCGGCATCGCCGCATCGAGCGACTGCAACGGCCGCTACGTCTACCTCGACCCGTATCGCGGTGCGCAGATCGCGCTGGCGGAGGCTACCCGCAACGTCTCGTGCGTCGGCGCAGAGTCGGCCGCGCTGACAGACTGCCTGAACTTCGGCTCGCCTGAGAAGCCCGAGGTCTACTGGACCTTCTTCGAGGCCATCCGAGGGCTGTCCGATGCCGCCAAAGCCTGGAACGTCCCCGTCATCAGCGGGAATGTGAGCCTTTACAACGAATCCTTCGGCCAGCCGATCTATCCGACGCCTACCGTCGGCGTGGTCGGGCTGCTCGACGACGTGTCCGCACGCTGCACCGCAGGCTTCAAGCAGGCCGGCGACGTGGTCGTACTCGTCGGCGAGACGCTGCCTGAACTTGGCGGCTCCGAGTACCTGAAGGTCGAGTTCGACACGGTCGCAGGCTCGCCGCCATCGCTCGACATCGAGCTCGAGGTCGCCGTGCAGGCCGCCGTCCGCGACGCGATCCGCACCGGGTTGCTGCGCTCGGCGCACGACTGCTCCGAGGGCGGCCTGGCCGTCGCACTCGCCGAGAGCTGCATGGCCGGCGACATCGGTGCCGACATCCACCTGCCCGACGAGCTCGCCCCGGTCGCCGCGCTCTTCAGCGAGTCGCAAAGCCGCATCGTCGTCAGCGTCGCCGAGGAGGACTCGGGCGCCTTCATCGAACTGCTGCTCGAGCGCGAGGTTCCCTACGCGGTTCTCGGCGAGGTCGGCGGGGAGCGTCTCGAGATTGCAGGGCCGCACGGCCCGCTTGCGAGTGCGTCGCTAGCCGAGATGCACGCGGCGCACGGGCCCACGCTCGAGGCGCTGGTGCGCGGCGAGGGCGCGAGATGA
- the purF gene encoding amidophosphoribosyltransferase, giving the protein MTEYLESPETPERPDRMEEACGVIAIYAPGQDVARAAYFGLHALQHRGQESAGIAVGDGETVTVIKDLGLVSSVFKASDLDSLTGDLAIGHTRYSTTGASDAWDNAQPHLSAIGNQVIALAHNGNLVNTTEVRDLLRPERIRFRSTTDSEVIATLVGQYTQIHSHIREGIRETMSLIRGAYAVVLATEDAIYAFRDPYGIRPLALGRIDGKGWCVASETCGLDIIGATYERDVAPGEVIKISAAGLESEQAVPAEKPSLCMFEFIYFARPDSVMYDCTLYEARHRMGELLAAEAPAAADLVIGVPDSGVPAAVGYALGSGIPFGEGLVKNRYVGRTFISPSQELRQQGIRLKLNPLRHVIEGKRLIVTDDSIVRGNTSRKLVQLLRDSGAAEVHMRITSPPVRWPCFYGIDTDTQGQLIASEHDIEAIREYIGADSLAYLSLEAMVASTGAPADRFCLACLNGDYPVGIPDAVRRGKLALESCG; this is encoded by the coding sequence ATGACCGAGTACCTCGAGAGCCCTGAGACCCCCGAGCGTCCCGACCGCATGGAGGAAGCCTGCGGGGTCATCGCGATCTACGCGCCCGGACAGGATGTCGCCAGAGCCGCCTACTTCGGCTTGCATGCGTTGCAGCACCGAGGGCAGGAGAGCGCAGGCATCGCTGTGGGTGACGGCGAGACGGTCACGGTAATCAAGGACCTGGGGCTTGTCTCCAGCGTCTTCAAGGCATCGGACCTCGACTCGCTGACCGGCGACCTGGCCATCGGCCACACGCGCTATTCGACCACCGGCGCCTCTGACGCCTGGGACAATGCGCAGCCGCACCTCTCGGCGATAGGCAATCAGGTCATCGCGCTTGCCCACAACGGCAACCTCGTGAACACCACCGAGGTCCGCGACCTGCTGCGCCCTGAGCGCATCCGCTTCCGCTCGACCACCGACTCCGAGGTCATCGCGACGCTGGTCGGTCAGTACACGCAGATACACAGCCATATTCGCGAGGGTATCCGCGAGACGATGTCGCTCATCCGCGGGGCCTACGCGGTCGTGCTGGCGACCGAGGACGCGATCTACGCCTTCCGCGACCCGTACGGAATCAGGCCGCTGGCGCTGGGCCGCATCGACGGCAAGGGCTGGTGCGTCGCCAGCGAGACTTGCGGGCTGGACATCATCGGCGCGACGTACGAGCGCGACGTGGCACCCGGCGAGGTCATCAAGATCTCGGCGGCCGGCCTCGAATCCGAGCAGGCCGTACCTGCCGAGAAGCCCAGCCTGTGCATGTTCGAGTTCATCTACTTCGCGCGCCCTGACAGCGTCATGTACGACTGCACTCTTTACGAGGCCCGCCATCGCATGGGCGAGTTGCTCGCCGCCGAGGCCCCCGCCGCCGCCGACCTGGTCATCGGCGTGCCGGATTCCGGCGTGCCGGCAGCCGTCGGGTACGCGCTCGGAAGCGGGATCCCCTTCGGCGAAGGGCTCGTGAAGAACCGCTACGTCGGCCGGACGTTCATCTCGCCTTCGCAGGAGCTGCGGCAGCAGGGCATCCGCCTGAAGCTCAATCCTCTGCGCCACGTCATCGAAGGCAAGCGTCTCATCGTGACCGACGACTCGATCGTCCGCGGCAACACCAGCCGCAAGCTCGTGCAGCTCCTTCGCGACTCCGGCGCCGCCGAGGTCCACATGCGCATCACCTCGCCGCCGGTACGCTGGCCCTGCTTCTACGGCATCGACACTGACACCCAAGGGCAGCTCATCGCCTCCGAACACGACATCGAGGCGATCCGCGAGTACATCGGCGCGGATTCGCTCGCGTACCTCTCCCTCGAAGCGATGGTCGCTTCCACCGGCGCTCCGGCCGATCGCTTCTGCCTGGCCTGCCTCAACGGCGATTACCCGGTTGGGATTCCCGACGCCGTCCGCCGAGGAAAACTCGCGCTCGAATCCTGCGGCTGA